In Saccharomyces cerevisiae S288C chromosome XV, complete sequence, the following proteins share a genomic window:
- the RGS2 gene encoding GTPase-activating protein RGS2 (Negative regulator of glucose-induced cAMP signaling; directly activates the GTPase activity of the heterotrimeric G protein alpha subunit Gpa2p) codes for MASVPSLCDILIPLEKNSRSDGDAESSNTVLIQLRKGHHERMRSPYTIQKFYKFLKRAHCEENLEFFEKAHQFLQLKQNRSISEEKLLEVWNKSLYIKYIAVDSPKECNFSQDTREIFEKCFANNEVPADVDVLCAISHVMGLLMDGYHRFVSSVNEKKYSATYAHNDSATEQDLKNESTTSFSSLGVEDISEDRNSYLKKPDINGLSTIIQETSANTTNESQCSDRTSRPSESSSSLNTTSSTYKNTSTRNLQKPQNTGILNSGKGLLQKLNFVKKRKSFKQPSGVICSHYNSNVQNRLKGQNSHQQR; via the coding sequence ATGGCGAGTGTACCAAGTCTATGCGACATACTGATACCGCTAGAAAAGAATAGTCGCAGCGACGGCGATGCTGAAAGTAGCAATACAGTGCTGATTCAACTGCGAAAAGGGCATCACGAACGGATGCGTTCTCCTTACACAATACAAAAGTTTTACAAATTTCTAAAAAGAGCTCATTGTGAGGAAAATTTAGAATTTTTCGAAAAAGCTCATCAGTTCCTCCAGCTTAAGCAAAACAGGAGTATTAGCGAGGAGAAGCTCTTGGAAGTTTGGAACAAGTCGTTGTACATAAAATACATTGCCGTGGACTCCCCCAAAGAATGCAACTTTTCACAGGATACTAGGGAGATATTTGAGAAGTGCTTTGCTAACAATGAAGTACCTGCCGACGTAGACGTCCTGTGTGCCATTAGCCATGTGATGGGCCTATTAATGGACGGGTATCACCGATTTGTGAGTTCTGTTAATGAGAAAAAGTACTCCGCCACATATGCCCACAATGACTCTGCTACGGAACAAGATCTCAAAAACGAGTCTACAACTTCTTTTTCGTCATTAGGCGTGGAGGATATTTCTGAAGATAGAAATTCGTATCTTAAGAAGCCTGATATCAATGGTTTGTCAACTATCATTCAAGAAACGTCTGCAAACACGACCAATGAGTCGCAATGCAGCGATCGCACTTCTCGGCCAAGCGAGTCCTCTTCCTCACTCAACACTACCAGCTCGACCTACAAGAATACCAGCACTAGAAATCTGCAAAAACCGCAAAATACAGGAATTCTCAACTCGGGGAAAGGTTTATTGCAAAAACTTAACTTTGTTAAAAAACGGAAATCTTTCAAACAGCCTTCAGGCGTCATTTGTAGCCATTATAACAGCAATGTTCAAAACCGTTTGAAAGGACAAAACAGTCATCAACAAAGATAg
- the RAS1 gene encoding Ras family GTPase RAS1 (GTPase involved in G-protein signaling in adenylate cyclase activation; plays a role in regulation of cell proliferation; localized to the plasma membrane; activated by increased levels of glycolysis intermediate fructose-1,6-bisphosphate; homolog of mammalian RAS proto-oncogenes; relative distribution to the nucleus increases upon DNA replication stress; RAS1 has a paralog, RAS2, that arose from the whole genome duplication), which translates to MQGNKSTIREYKIVVVGGGGVGKSALTIQFIQSYFVDEYDPTIEDSYRKQVVIDDKVSILDILDTAGQEEYSAMREQYMRTGEGFLLVYSVTSRNSFDELLSYYQQIQRVKDSDYIPVVVVGNKLDLENERQVSYEDGLRLAKQLNAPFLETSAKQAINVDEAFYSLIRLVRDDGGKYNSMNRQLDNTNEIRDSELTSSATADREKKNNGSYVLDNSLTNAGTGSSSKSAVNHNGETTKRTDEKNYVNQNNNNEGNTKYSSNGNGNRSDISRGNQNNALNSRSKQSAEPQKNSSANARKESSGGCCIIC; encoded by the coding sequence ATGCAGGGAAATAAATCAACTATAAGAGAGTATAAGATAGTAGTTGTCGGTGGAGGTGGCGTTGGTAAATCTGCTTTAACAATTCAATTCATTCAATCATACTTTGTGGACGAATATGACCCTACTATCGAAGATTCTTACAGAAAACAAGTTGTCATCGATGACAAAGTATCCATTTTGGACATTCTAGATACTGCTGGACAAGAAGAGTATTCTGCGATGAGAGAACAGTACATGAGGACTGGGGAAGGTTTCCTACTGGTCTATTCCGTCACCTCTAGAAATTCCTTTGATGAGTTACTGTCTTATTATCAGCAAATTCAAAGAGTAAAAGATTCTGACTACATTCCTGTAGTCGTGGTAGGTAACAAATTGGAccttgaaaatgaaagacAAGTCTCTTATGAAGACGGGTTACGCCTGGCCAAGCAGTTGAATGCACCCTTTCTAGAAACGTCTGCGAAACAAGCCATCAACGTAGACGAGGCCTTTTATAGCCTTATTCGTTTGGTAAGGGACGACGGTGGGAAATACAATAGCATGAATCGTCAACTGGATAATACGAATGAAATAAGAGATTCGGAGCTAACCTCATCTGCAACAGCGGatagagaaaaaaagaacaacgGGTCTTATGTACTCGATAATTCTTTGACCAATGCTGGCACTGGCTCCAGTTCAAAGTCAGCCGTTAACCATAACGGTGAAACTACTAAACGAactgatgaaaagaattacGTTAAtcaaaacaataacaatgaaGGAAATACCAAGTACTCCAGTAACGGCAACGGAAATCGAAGTGATATTAGTCGTGGTAATCAAAATAATGCCTTAAATTCGAGAAGTAAACAGTCTGCTGAGCcacaaaaaaattcaagcGCCAACGCTAGAAAAGAATCTAGTGGTGGTTGTTGTataatttgttga
- the VAM3 gene encoding SNAP receptor VAM3 (Vacuolar membrane protein and Qa class t-SNARE; syntaxin-like vacuolar t-SNARE that functions with Vam7p in vacuolar protein trafficking; mediates docking/fusion of late transport intermediates with the vacuole; has an acidic di-leucine sorting signal and C-terminal transmembrane region), with protein sequence MSFFDIEAQSSKGNSQQEPQFSTNQKTKELSNLIETFAEQSRVLEKECTKIGSKRDSKELRYKIETELIPNCTSVRDKIESNILIHQNGKLSADFKNLKTKYQSLQQSYNQRKSLFPLKTPISPGTSKERKDIHPRTEAVRQDPESSYISIKVNEQSPLLHNEGQHQLQLQEEQEQQQQGLSQEELDFQTIIHQERSQQIGRIHTAVQEVNAIFHQLGSLVKEQGEQVTTIDENISHLHDNMQNANKQLTRADQHQRDRNKCGKVTLIIIIVVCMVVLLAVLS encoded by the coding sequence ATGTCCTTTTTCGACATCGAAGCACAATCTTCAAAGGGTAACTCCCAGCAAGAACCACAATTCTcaacaaatcaaaaaacGAAGGAATTAAGCAATTTAATTGAGACATTCGCTGAACAATCCCGCGTGCTGGAAAAGGAATGCACCAAAATTGGTTCCAAACGGGACTCCAAAGAACTAAGATACAAAATTGAAACAGAGTTAATACCGAACTGCACCAGTGTAAGGGATAAAATTGAGAGCAACATCCTCATTCACCAAAATGGAAAGTTGTCTGCTGATTTCAAGAACCTGAAAACGAAGTATCAATCCCTACAACAATCATACAATCAAAGGAAGAGTCTGTTCCCTCTAAAAACGCCTATTTCACCAGGAACATCtaaggaaagaaaagacatCCATCCGCGAACTGAAGCCGTGCGACAAGATCCAGAGTCTAGTTATATTTCTATAAAAGTAAACGAGCAGAGTCCTTTACTGCATAACGAAGGACAACACCAATTACAGCtgcaagaagaacaagaacaacaacagcaagGATTGTCCCAAGAAGAACTAGATTTTCAAACAATCATTCACCAGGAAAGATCCCAACAGATAGGACGCATTCATACGGCGGTACAAGAAGTCAATGCTATTTTCCATCAGCTCGGTTCATTAGTGAAAGAACAGGGAGAACAAGTAACCACCATAGACGAGAATATCTCGCATTTACATGATAACATGCAGAATGCAAACAAACAATTAACCAGAGCAGACCAGCATCAGAGGGACCGTAACAAATGCGGTAAGGTCACCCTAATCATTATAATAGTTGTGTGCATGGTGGTATTGCTTGCTGTATTAAGTTAG
- the PIN2 gene encoding Pin2p (Exomer-dependent cargo protein; induces appearance of [PIN+] prion when overproduced; prion-like domain serves as a retention signal in the trans-Golgi network; predicted to be palmitoylated), translated as MNVCKLKEIVPLFPRSSFTDGVVSTGKSFRSWDTCMDNKACKIIAIVGIVLACILVIWLIGGLLTCFRQGVTGIGQFICWCCRCSNDRNGNNTMPVNEGFSRVNMGVAPPSTVIYQPIQQPESAYYRNDAKNDTFYDEVKTPSNEVYELEEDFDLEKQKEKTRKKQQKERNKEGRSPSRVAPLVYEEENFEGSSPQPQYDARNSFIQNAANTGSNNAHVASQSPIFDISDYGENYYYDNNNINNNLQGNSYNTPSSNHRSPYPTENYQSYQGYKPNQSDRYY; from the coding sequence ATGAACGTTTGCAAGTTGAAAGAAATAGTACCACTATTTCCGAGATCGTCCTTTACAGATGGTGTAGTAAGTACAGGAAAAAGTTTCCGAAGCTGGGACACCTGCATGGACAATAAAGCATGTAAAATTATTGCGATTGTTGGTATTGTTTTGGCCTGTATTCTTGTGATTTGGTTGATTGGGGGCTTACTGACATGTTTCAGGCAAGGGGTAACAGGAATAGGTCAGTTCATTTGTTGGTGTTGTCGTTGTTCTAATGACAGAAATGGAAACAATACAATGCCGGTAAATGAGGGTTTTAGTAGAGTTAATATGGGCGTGGCTCCTCCTTCTACTGTGATTTATCAGCCTATTCAACAACCTGAAAGTGCGTATTATAGAAACGATGCGAAGAATGATACATTTTACGACGAAGTCAAAACTCCCAGTAATGAGGTGTATGAATTAGAGGAAGATTTCGATttggaaaaacaaaaagagaaaacaaggaaaaaacaacagaaggaaagaaataaagaagGACGCAGCCCTAGTAGGGTGGCCCCTCTAGTgtatgaagaagaaaatttcgAAGGTAGCAGCCCTCAGCCGCAATATGATGCTAGAAATTCGTTTATCCAAAATGCGGCCAATACTGGTAGCAACAACGCTCATGTTGCTTCACAATCTCCAATTTTTGACATCAGCGATTATGGCGAGAACTATTATTacgataataataacatcaataataacCTCCAGGGAAACAGTTACAATACTCCCTCCTCTAATCATAGAAGTCCATATCCAACCGAAAATTATCAATCATATCAGGGATATAAACCAAACCAAAGCGATAGATATTACTAA
- the CRC1 gene encoding carnitine:acyl carnitine antiporter (Mitochondrial inner membrane carnitine transporter; required for carnitine-dependent transport of acetyl-CoA from peroxisomes to mitochondria during fatty acid beta-oxidation; human homolog SLC25A20 complements yeast null mutant), whose protein sequence is MSSDTSLSESSLLKEESGSLTKSRPPIKSNPVRENIKSFVAGGVGGVCAVFTGHPFDLIKVRCQNGQANSTVHAITNIIKEAKTQVKGTLFTNSVKGFYKGVIPPLLGVTPIFAVSFWGYDVGKKLVTFNNKQGGSNELTMGQMAAAGFISAIPTTLVTAPTERVKVVLQTSSKGSFIQAAKTIVKEGGIASLFKGSLATLARDGPGSALYFASYEISKNYLNSRQPRQDAGKDEPVNILNVCLAGGIAGMSMWLAVFPIDTIKTKLQASSTRQNMLSATKEIYLQRGGIKGFFPGLGPALLRSFPANAATFLGVEMTHSLFKKYGI, encoded by the coding sequence ATGTCTTCAGACACTTCATTATCAGaatcttcattattgaaAGAAGAGAGTGGGAGCTTGACCAAGTCTCGTCCACCTATAAAATCAAACCCTGTACGcgaaaatatcaaatcatTTGTGGCCGGTGGAGTTGGCGGGGTATGTGCGGTGTTTACGGGTCATCCCTTCGATTTGATTAAAGTGAGATGTCAAAATGGACAAGCGAATTCCACGGTACATGCCATtacaaatattataaaagaagcaaaaacTCAAGTAAAGGGCACATTATTTACCAATTCCGTAAAGGGGTTCTATAAAGGTGTTATCCCGCCCTTATTAGGTGTTACTCCCATATTCGCTGTTTCTTTCTGGGGTTACGATGTGGGTAAGAAACTGGTTACTTTTAATAACAAGCAAGGAGGCAGTAACGAGTTAACTATGGGACAAATGGCTGCAGCAGGATTTATCAGCGCTATTCCTACCACTTTAGTGACTGCGCCAACGGAAAGAGTAAAGGTTGTCCTGCAAACATCTTCTAAGGGCTCTTTCATTCAGGCGGCTAAAACCATTGTTAAAGAAGGTGGCATAGCTTCTTTATTTAAAGGTTCATTAGCCACTTTAGCAAGAGATGGGCCTGGCTCAGCTCTATATTTTGCATCttatgaaatttcaaaaaattacttGAATAGTAGGCAACCTCGTCAAGATGCGGGCAAAGATGAACCGGTCAATATCTTGAACGTGTGTCTTGCTGGTGGTATTGCTGGTATGTCGATGTGGCTAGCTGTTTTCCCCATAGACACTATAAAGACAAAATTGCAGGCTTCCTCCACGAGGCAGAATATGCTTTCCGCCACAAAGGAAATTTATCTACAAAGAGGTGGTATCAAGGGATTTTTCCCTGGTTTAGGTCCTGCTTTACTAAGATCTTTCCCAGCCAATGCGGCCACATTTTTAGGTGTGGAGATGACTCATTCACTGTTCAAGAAGTATGGCATATga
- a CDS encoding uncharacterized protein (hypothetical protein; expressed at both mRNA and protein levels), translated as MKKKISKVAALSRNMMLEIRLSKMRPILVATTLMLLHNLQFLTSAIMARTIITIIITSIITSRETVTILPPLIIEVHIQPKIINHIRDINQTKAIDITNEVNIYSPFF; from the coding sequence atgaagaagaaaatttcgAAGGTAGCAGCCCTCAGCCGCAATATGATGCTAGAAATTCGTTTATCCAAAATGCGGCCAATACTGGTAGCAACAACGCTCATGTTGCTTCACAATCTCCAATTTTTGACATCAGCGATTATGGCGAGAACTATTATTacgataataataacatcaataataacCTCCAGGGAAACAGTTACAATACTCCCTCCTCTAATCATAGAAGTCCATATCCAACCGAAAATTATCAATCATATCAGGGATATAAACCAAACCAAAGCGATAGATATTACTAATGAGGTAAATATATATTCCCCcttcttttga
- the OST2 gene encoding dolichyl-diphosphooligosaccharide-protein glycotransferase (Non-catalytic epsilon subunit of the oligosaccharyltransferase (OST) complex; the OST complex catalyzes asparagine-linked glycosylation of newly synthesized proteins in the ER; forms a pocket with Wbp1p involved in binding terminal glucose units of the donor glycan; located in the ER lumen) codes for MAKAPKANTPKVTSTSSAVLTDFQETFKTSKRAYFAQIEKYPKLKLIDTFCFFLVLLGVIQCTFIILIRDNFPFNAFLAGFIICVGQFVLLMSLRLQLCNSFPGISKNRAFAEFIVASLILHFVCLHFIN; via the coding sequence ATggcaaaagcaccaaaGGCAAACACACCAAAAGTAACCAGCACGTCATCTGCAGTCTTAACAGATTTTCAAGAAACTTTCAAGACTTCTAAGAGGGCATATTTTGcccaaattgaaaaatatccTAAACTGAAACTAATTGATACATTCTGCTTCTTTTTGGTATTATTAGGGGTGATCCAGTGTACATTCATTATCTTGATCCGTGATAATTTTCCATTCAATGCGTTTTTAGCGGGATTCATTATTTGTGTGGGACAATTCGTCCTATTGATGAGTTTGCGGTTACAATTGTGTAATAGTTTTCCAGGCATTTCTAAAAACAGAGCTTTTGCCGAGTTTATTGTTGCTAGTTTGATTTTACATTTCGTTTGTTTACATTTTATAAATTGA
- the KTR1 gene encoding alpha-1,2-mannosyltransferase KTR1 (Alpha-1,2-mannosyltransferase; involved in O- and N-linked protein glycosylation; type II membrane protein; member of the KRE2/MNT1 mannosyltransferase family; relocalizes from vacuole to cytoplasm upon DNA replication stress) yields the protein MAKIMIPASKQPVYKKLGLLLVAVFTVYVFFHGAQYARGSAPSPKYSTVLSSGSGYKYSKVELPKYTGPREKATFVTLVRNRDLYSLAESIKSVEDRFNSKFNYDWVFLNDEEFTDEFKNVTSALVSGTTKYGVIPKEHWSFPEWIDEEKAAQVRKEMGEKRIIYGDSISYRHMCRFESGFFYRHPLMDDYDWYWRVEPDIKLHCDIDYDVFKFMKDNKKKYAFAISIKEYEATIPTLWETTRKFMEAHPELIHENNMLDFVSDDQGLSYNLCHFWSNFEIAALDLWRSPAYSAYFDYLDREGGFFYERWGDAPVHSIGAALFLDRSEIHHFGDIGYYHVPFHSCPIDTSIRLANKCDCDPSKDFTWHSYSCTTKFYNINKLPKPAGWQNHIG from the coding sequence ATGGCGAAGATTATGATCCCAGCTAGCAAGCAGCCTgtttacaaaaaattagGACTTCTTCTGGTCGCCGTGTTTACTGTGTATGTGTTCTTTCATGGAGCTCAGTATGCGAGAGGCTCTGCCCCAAGCCCAAAGTACAGTACCGTGCTATCTTCCGGCTCGGGCTATAAATACTCGAAAGTGGAACTACCAAAGTATACCGGTCCTCGGGAAAAGGCCACTTTTGTCACTCTAGTGCGTAATAGAGATCTATATTCGTTGGCTGAGTCTATTAAATCCGTGGAAGATAGATTTAACTCCAAGTTCAACTATGATTGGGtgtttttgaatgatgAAGAGTTCACTgatgaattcaaaaacGTTACGTCAGCTTTAGTTAGTGGTACAACAAAATACGGTGTCATCCCAAAGGAACATTGGTCCTTCCCTGAGTGgattgatgaagaaaaggccGCTCAAGTCAGGAAGGAGATGGGTGAGAAGAGAATCATCTACGGTGATTCTATCTCTTACAGACACATGTGTCGTTTTGAATCAGGCTTCTTTTACAGACATCCTTTGATGGATGACTACGATTGGTATTGGCGTGTGGAACCTGATATCAAGTTGCACTGTGATATCGACTACGATGTCTTCAAATTCATGAAAGAcaataagaaaaagtatGCCTTTGCCATTTCCATTAAGGAGTATGAAGCTACTATCCCCACTTTATGGGAGACTACTCGTAAATTCATGGAAGCCCATCCTGAGCTTATCcatgaaaataatatgtTAGACTTTGTTAGCGACGATCAGGGACTTTCATACAATTTGTGCCATTTTTGGtctaattttgaaattgctGCTTTGGATTTGTGGAGATCTCCAGCATACTCCGCatattttgattatttAGATCGTGAAGGTGGATTCTTTTATGAAAGATGGGGTGATGCTCCAGTTCATTCTATTGGTGCTGCGCTGTTCTTGGACCGCTCTGAAATCCATCACTTCGGTGATATTGGTTATTACCATGTTCCATTTCACTCCTGTCCAATAGACACAAGTATCAGACTGGCTAACAAATGTGACTGTGATCCAAGCAAAGATTTCACATGGCACAGTTATTCATGTACTACTAAATTCTACAATATAAACAAGTTGCCAAAGCCTGCTGGTTGGCAAAACCATATCGGTTGA
- the LEU9 gene encoding 2-isopropylmalate synthase LEU9 (Alpha-isopropylmalate synthase II (2-isopropylmalate synthase); catalyzes the first step in the leucine biosynthesis pathway; the minor isozyme, responsible for the residual alpha-IPMS activity detected in a leu4 null mutant; LEU9 has a paralog, LEU4, that arose from the whole genome duplication) yields MVKHSFIALAEHASKLRRSIPPVKLTYKNMLRDPSVKYRAFAPPKMVKRIWPDKTIQKAPRWLSTDLRDGNQSLPDPMSVAQKKEYFHKLINIGFKEIEVSFPSASQTDFDFTRYAVENAPDDVGIQCLVQSREHLIKRTVEALTGAKRATIHTYLATSDMFREIVFNMSREEAISKAVEATKLVRKLTKDDPSQQATRWSYEFSPECFSDTPGEFAVEICEAVKKAWEPTEENPIIFNLPATVEVASPNVYADQIEYFSTHITEREKVCISTHCHNDRGCGVAATELGMLAGADRVEGCLFGNGERTGNVDLVTVAMNMYTQGVSPNLDFSDLTSISEIVHRCNKIPIPPRAPYGGELVVSAFSGSHQDAIKKGFAIQNKKQAQGETRWRIPYLPLDPKDIGRDYEAVIRVNSQSGKGGAAWVIMRSLGLDVPRPMQVDFSNTLQKNADALGRELKSEEITKLFKETYNYNNNEHIYVTLLNYEVKKLNPERRALVGQVEINDKVVNIEGYGNGPISSLVDALSNLLNVKLSVQNYSEHSLGSGSATQAASFINLSYIKDINNHATSNMWGVGVSEDTGDASIKAVFATVNNIIHSGDVLLAE; encoded by the coding sequence ATGGTAAAACATTCGTTCATAGCGCTAGCTGAGCATGCTAGTAAACTAAGAAGGTCTATCCCACCCGTCAAACTGACTTATAAAAATATGCTACGGGACCCATCGGTAAAATATAGGGCGTTTGCTCCACCAAAAATGGTCAAGAGGATTTGGCCTGACAAAACTATTCAAAAGGCTCCACGTTGGCTGTCTACTGACTTGAGGGACGGTAATCAATCTTTACCGGACCCAATGTCTGTGGctcaaaagaaagaatatttcCACAAGTTGATCAACATCGGTTTCAAAGAAATCGAAGTGTCTTTCCCCTCTGCATCTCAAACAGATTTCGACTTCACCAGGTATGCTGTAGAAAACGCTCCAGATGATGTTGGTATTCAATGTCTTGTCCAATCTAGAGAACACTTGATTAAAAGAACCGTGGAAGCATTGACTGGTGCTAAAAGGGCTACCATACATACTTACTTGGCCACAAGTGACATGTTCCGAGAAATTGTCTTCAATATGTCTAGAGAGGAAGCTATTTCTAAAGCTGTAGAAGCCACCAAACTGGTTAGGAAACTAACCAAGGATGACCCTTCCCAGCAAGCTACTCGTTGGTCCTATGAGTTTTCTCCCGAATGTTTCAGTGATACGCCAGGTGAATTTGCTGTAGAAATTTGTGAAGCTGTTAAAAAGGCTTGGGAACCTACCGAGGAAAATCCGATCATTTTCAACTTACCAGCTACTGTAGAAGTTGCCTCTCCAAATGTTTACGCTGATCAAATTGAGTACTTCTCTACCCACATTACTGAGCGTGAGAAGGTCTGTATTTCTACGCATTGTCACAATGACCGTGGTTGCGGTGTCGCCGCCACAGAATTAGGTATGCTTGCAGGCGCTGATCGTGTAGAAGGTTGTCTATTTGGTAATGGTGAACGTACAGGTAATGTTGATTTGGTTACAGTTGCCATGAATATGTATACCCAAGGTGTTTCTCCTAATTTAGATTTCTCAGATTTAACTTCAATTTCTGAAATTGTCCATCGCTGTAACAAGATTCCAATTCCCCCAAGAGCCCCATATGGCGGTGAATTGGTTGTTTCTGCCTTTTCTGGTTCTCATCAGGATGCAATTAAGAAGGGATTTGCAATCCAAAACAAGAAACAGGCTCAAGGAGAAACTCGGTGGAGAATTCCATACTTACCATTGGATCCAAAGGATATTGGACGTGATTACGAAGCCGTCATCAGAGTCAACTCTCAATCCGGTAAGGGTGGTGCTGCTTGGGTTATTATGAGATCTCTAGGATTAGATGTACCAAGACCAATGCAAGTTGATTTCTCCAATACTCTACAGAAAAATGCAGATGCCTTAGGAAGAGAGTTAAAATCCGAAGAGATTacaaaattgttcaaaGAAACTTACAACTACAACAACAATGAACATATATACGTCACCTTGTTGAATTACGAAGTTAAGAAATTGAACCCAGAGCGTAGAGCTTTAGTGGGCCAGGTAGAAATCAACGATAAGGTTGTCAACATCGAAGGCTACGGAAATGGTCCTATCTCTTCTTTGGTGGATGCGCTATCCAATTTACTGAATGTTAAGTTGAGCGTTCAAAACTACTCTGAACATTCCTTGGGTTCTGGTTCTGCAACCCAAGCGGCATCTTTCATAAATCTTTCCTACATAAAGGACATCAATAATCATGCTACTAGTAATATGTGGGGTGTTGGTGTCTCCGAAGACACTGGGGATGCATCTATTAAGGCGGTATTTGCTACTgtcaataatattattcatTCCGGGGATGTTCTACTGGCAGAGTAA